Proteins from a genomic interval of Lysobacter arenosi:
- a CDS encoding DUF6988 family protein, protein MSEVDEQEPITSPQVRQLAVDAGKLVRSIGPLINHLKIPIDARNQTAVALFASSLDHGEALCALIATERSNSGGPALTLHRAQTEQFLRGSFFAEHATDDEIAYFTRKNQLKWRDGEKLTTAKIARIVESTFQGCGTSFSNSVQKTWSALCGYVHGGTEILDMYLTEDGNGINSALDVDRATKIISRGVSMAMMTTVVMSRLGNAKEPAFTGPFTEAYTECMRIAAFVKRVT, encoded by the coding sequence ATGTCCGAGGTGGATGAGCAAGAACCGATTACGTCTCCGCAAGTACGGCAATTGGCAGTTGACGCCGGCAAGCTCGTTCGCTCAATCGGGCCGCTGATAAACCATCTGAAGATCCCTATAGATGCGCGCAATCAGACCGCTGTCGCTTTGTTCGCCTCATCACTGGATCACGGTGAGGCGCTCTGCGCACTGATTGCCACGGAACGCTCTAACAGTGGTGGTCCTGCTCTAACCCTTCACCGTGCTCAGACCGAGCAGTTCCTACGTGGATCATTCTTCGCGGAACACGCAACCGATGACGAGATCGCTTACTTCACACGGAAGAACCAGCTGAAGTGGCGCGATGGAGAGAAGTTGACTACAGCGAAAATCGCCCGAATCGTTGAGTCTACGTTCCAAGGTTGCGGAACTTCTTTCTCGAACAGCGTACAGAAAACTTGGAGCGCACTGTGCGGCTACGTGCATGGCGGGACGGAGATTCTCGACATGTATCTCACGGAAGACGGAAACGGAATCAACTCGGCGCTCGACGTTGACCGCGCAACAAAGATCATAAGTCGGGGCGTGTCGATGGCAATGATGACGACGGTCGTGATGTCGCGACTTGGGAATGCAAAAGAGCCGGCCTTCACAGGTCCGTTTACAGAGGCCTACACAGAGTGCATGCGCATCGCAGCGTTCGTGAAGCGCGTCACCTAA